One Mycolicibacter sp. MU0083 DNA window includes the following coding sequences:
- the ttfA gene encoding trehalose monomycolate transport factor TtfA — protein sequence MVPLWFTLSALCFVGAGVLLYVDIDQRRGRSRRRKSWARSHGFDFEPASTEILHRWKRGVMSTVGEVPVRNVVLGQIRGEAVYIFDLDEVATVIALHRKVSTNVVVDIRLKGLKEPRENDIWLLGAIGPRMVYSTNLDAARRACDRRMVTFAHTAPDCAEIMWNEANWTVVSMPITSTRAQWDEGLRSVRQFNDLLRVLPPAPRRQPEAAVSTGRRNNGQPSRPLGSSAAAAAEAPADDSEAEQAGHPAPGGRNGRQTVHHQH from the coding sequence ATGGTCCCGCTCTGGTTCACACTGTCCGCGCTGTGCTTCGTCGGCGCGGGGGTATTGCTGTACGTGGACATCGACCAACGGCGCGGTCGCAGCCGTCGCCGTAAGTCCTGGGCCCGCTCGCACGGCTTCGACTTCGAACCGGCGTCCACCGAGATCCTGCACCGCTGGAAGCGCGGCGTGATGTCGACCGTCGGCGAGGTCCCGGTGCGCAACGTGGTGCTCGGTCAGATCCGCGGCGAAGCGGTCTACATCTTCGACCTCGACGAAGTGGCCACCGTGATCGCGCTGCACCGCAAGGTCAGCACCAACGTCGTCGTCGACATCCGACTCAAGGGCCTCAAAGAGCCCCGCGAGAACGACATCTGGTTGCTCGGGGCGATCGGCCCGCGGATGGTGTACTCCACCAACCTCGATGCCGCACGCCGGGCCTGCGACCGCCGGATGGTCACCTTCGCCCACACCGCCCCGGACTGCGCGGAGATCATGTGGAACGAGGCCAACTGGACCGTCGTCAGCATGCCGATCACCAGCACCCGCGCCCAGTGGGACGAGGGTCTGCGCAGCGTCCGCCAGTTCAACGACCTGCTGCGGGTGCTGCCGCCGGCACCGCGCCGCCAGCCCGAAGCCGCCGTATCGACCGGCCGGCGCAACAACGGCCAGCCCAGCCGCCCGCTGGGTTCGTCCGCGGCGGCCGCCGCCGAGGCGCCCGCCGACGACAGCGAGGCCGAGCAGGCCGGGCACCCGGCCCCGGGCGGCCGCAACGGTCGGCAGACCGTGCACCATCAGCACTGA
- a CDS encoding alpha/beta fold hydrolase — MWPSLLMTGDLWAGQVEHFGARNRLVLIDPPGHGGSQPLRSGFSFADCAQCVVDVLDGLGIERAHFVGCSWGGMVGATFAARHPDRVRGAVLMHCTASKAGLRQRLEYAVMLQTAWLLGGIRPPLTRPAIKAYLGPTTLQTREHVVATVRAALEAVEVDSARLAVRSVVPNRPDQHRLLSRIRTPVLVVAGAEDATFPVDETRRMAQSIPGARFAVLDGVAHLSALETPERVNRLIEDFLFV, encoded by the coding sequence ATGTGGCCCAGCCTGTTGATGACCGGTGACCTCTGGGCCGGCCAAGTCGAACACTTCGGCGCGCGAAATCGATTGGTGCTCATCGATCCACCCGGCCACGGCGGCAGTCAGCCGCTGCGCTCCGGCTTCAGCTTCGCCGACTGTGCGCAGTGCGTGGTGGACGTACTCGACGGGCTCGGGATCGAGCGGGCCCACTTCGTCGGATGCTCGTGGGGCGGCATGGTCGGTGCCACGTTCGCCGCACGGCATCCCGACCGGGTGCGCGGGGCGGTCCTGATGCACTGCACCGCATCCAAAGCCGGTTTGCGGCAGCGACTCGAATACGCGGTGATGCTGCAGACGGCGTGGCTCCTCGGCGGGATACGCCCGCCGCTGACCCGGCCGGCGATCAAGGCGTATCTGGGGCCGACGACCCTGCAGACCCGCGAGCACGTGGTCGCCACGGTGCGCGCGGCGCTGGAGGCGGTGGAGGTCGATTCGGCCCGATTGGCGGTACGCAGCGTGGTCCCCAACCGGCCCGACCAACACCGCCTGCTGAGCCGGATCCGCACACCGGTGCTGGTGGTCGCCGGTGCCGAGGACGCGACGTTCCCGGTCGACGAGACCCGGCGGATGGCCCAGTCCATCCCGGGGGCCCGGTTCGCGGTGCTCGACGGCGTGGCGCACTTGTCCGCGCTGGAAACGCCGGAACGGGTGAATCGCCTGATCGAGGATTTCCTGTTCGTCTGA
- the clpB gene encoding ATP-dependent chaperone ClpB — MDSFNPTTKTQAALTAALQTATAAGNPEIRPAHLLQALLTQNDGIAAPLLEAVGVDPATIRTEAQRLIDVAPQVTSSNAQPQLSRDALAAITAAQQLATEMDDEYVSTEHLMVGLATGDSDVAKLLTGHGASPQALREGFVKVRGSARVTSPDPEGSYQALEKYSTDLTARAREGKLDPVIGRDTEIRRVVQVLSRRTKNNPVLIGEPGVGKTAIVEGLAQRIVAGDVPDSLRDKTVVSLDLGSMLAGAKYRGEFEERLKSVLDEIKDSAGQVITFIDELHTIVGAGGTGEGAMDAGNMIKPMLARGELRLVGATTLEEYRKYIEKDAALERRFQQVYVGEPSVDDTVGILRGLKDRYEVHHGVRITDSALVAAATLSDRYITSRFLPDKAIDLVDEAASRLRMEIDSRPVEIDEVERLVRRLEIEEMALEKEEDDASADRLVKLRAELADHKEKLAELTTRWQNEKNAIDIVRELKEQLETLRGEADRAERDSDLAKAAELRYGRIPEVEKKLDAALPVAEARENVMLKEEVSPDDIADVVSAWTGIPAGRMMEGETAKLLRMEDEIGKRVVGQRKPVQAVADAVRRSRAGVADPNRPTGSFLFLGPTGVGKTELAKALADFLFDDERAMVRIDMSEYGEKHSVARLVGAPPGYIGYDQGGQLTEAVRRRPYTVVLFDEVEKAHPDVFDVLLQVLDEGRLTDGQGRTVDFRNTILILTSNLGAGGDADVVMAAVRAKFKPEFINRLDDVLIFESLNADELVSIVDIQLQQLAKRLAQRRLSLEVSLEAKKWLADRGFDPIYGARPLRRLIQQAIGDQLAKMLLAGQVHDGDVVPVNIGVDGESLILG, encoded by the coding sequence GTGGACTCGTTCAACCCGACCACCAAGACACAGGCAGCTCTGACCGCGGCGCTGCAGACGGCTACCGCCGCCGGCAACCCGGAGATCCGGCCGGCGCACCTGCTGCAGGCGTTGCTGACCCAGAACGACGGGATCGCCGCGCCGCTGCTGGAGGCGGTCGGAGTGGACCCCGCGACCATCCGCACCGAAGCTCAGCGCCTGATCGACGTCGCACCCCAGGTCACCAGCTCCAACGCCCAGCCGCAGCTGTCGCGTGACGCGCTGGCCGCGATCACCGCCGCCCAGCAACTGGCCACCGAGATGGACGACGAGTACGTCTCCACCGAGCACCTGATGGTCGGGTTGGCCACCGGGGACTCCGACGTCGCAAAACTGCTGACCGGTCACGGCGCCTCGCCGCAGGCGCTGCGCGAGGGCTTCGTCAAGGTCCGCGGGTCCGCCCGGGTCACCAGCCCCGACCCGGAAGGCAGCTACCAGGCGTTGGAGAAGTACTCCACCGATCTGACCGCCCGCGCGCGGGAAGGCAAGCTCGACCCGGTGATCGGGCGGGACACCGAGATCCGCCGCGTCGTACAGGTTTTGAGCCGGCGCACCAAGAACAACCCGGTGCTCATCGGTGAGCCCGGCGTCGGCAAGACCGCGATCGTCGAGGGCCTGGCCCAGCGCATCGTCGCCGGCGACGTCCCGGACAGCCTGCGCGACAAGACCGTCGTCTCCCTGGACCTCGGTTCGATGCTGGCCGGCGCCAAGTACCGCGGCGAGTTCGAAGAACGCCTCAAGTCCGTGCTCGACGAGATCAAGGACTCCGCCGGGCAGGTCATCACGTTCATCGACGAACTGCACACCATCGTCGGCGCCGGCGGCACCGGCGAGGGCGCGATGGACGCCGGCAACATGATCAAGCCGATGCTGGCCCGCGGCGAGCTGCGACTGGTCGGCGCCACCACGCTCGAGGAGTACCGCAAGTACATCGAGAAGGACGCCGCGCTGGAACGCCGCTTCCAGCAGGTCTACGTCGGGGAGCCGTCGGTCGACGACACCGTCGGCATCCTGCGCGGTCTCAAGGACCGCTACGAGGTGCACCACGGGGTGCGGATCACCGACTCCGCGCTGGTGGCCGCGGCCACCCTCTCCGACCGTTACATCACCAGCCGCTTCCTGCCGGACAAGGCCATCGACTTGGTCGACGAGGCCGCGTCGCGGCTGCGGATGGAGATCGACTCCCGGCCGGTGGAGATCGACGAGGTCGAACGCCTGGTGCGCCGCCTCGAGATCGAGGAGATGGCGCTGGAGAAGGAGGAGGACGACGCGTCGGCGGACCGGCTGGTCAAGCTGCGCGCCGAGCTCGCCGACCACAAGGAGAAGCTGGCCGAGCTGACCACCCGGTGGCAGAACGAGAAGAACGCCATCGACATCGTCCGCGAACTCAAGGAGCAGCTGGAGACCCTGCGCGGCGAGGCCGACCGGGCCGAACGCGACAGCGACCTGGCCAAGGCCGCCGAGCTGCGCTACGGGCGGATCCCGGAAGTGGAGAAGAAGCTCGACGCGGCGTTACCGGTGGCCGAGGCGCGCGAGAACGTCATGCTCAAGGAGGAGGTCAGCCCCGACGACATCGCCGACGTCGTCAGCGCCTGGACCGGGATTCCGGCCGGCCGGATGATGGAGGGCGAGACCGCCAAGCTGCTGCGGATGGAAGACGAGATCGGCAAACGCGTTGTGGGACAGCGCAAGCCGGTGCAGGCCGTCGCCGACGCGGTGCGCCGAAGCCGGGCCGGAGTCGCCGACCCCAACCGGCCGACGGGATCGTTTTTGTTCCTCGGCCCGACCGGTGTCGGCAAGACCGAGCTGGCCAAGGCGCTGGCGGACTTCCTGTTCGACGACGAACGGGCCATGGTCCGCATCGACATGAGCGAGTACGGCGAGAAGCACTCGGTGGCCCGGCTGGTCGGGGCACCTCCCGGCTACATCGGCTACGACCAGGGCGGTCAGCTGACCGAGGCGGTGCGCCGCCGGCCCTACACCGTGGTGCTGTTCGACGAGGTCGAGAAGGCGCACCCGGACGTGTTCGACGTGCTGCTGCAGGTCCTCGACGAGGGCCGGCTCACCGACGGGCAGGGCCGCACCGTGGACTTCCGCAACACCATCTTGATCCTGACCTCCAACCTGGGGGCCGGCGGTGACGCGGATGTCGTCATGGCCGCGGTGCGCGCGAAGTTCAAGCCGGAGTTCATCAACCGGCTCGACGACGTGCTGATCTTCGAGAGCCTCAACGCCGACGAGCTGGTCTCGATCGTCGACATCCAGCTACAGCAGCTGGCCAAGCGGCTGGCGCAGCGCCGGCTGTCCCTGGAGGTGTCGCTGGAGGCCAAGAAGTGGTTGGCCGACCGCGGGTTCGACCCGATCTACGGGGCGCGTCCGCTGCGCCGGCTGATCCAGCAGGCGATCGGCGACCAGCTGGCCAAGATGCTGCTGGCCGGACAGGTCCACGACGGCGACGTCGTGCCGGTCAACATCGGCGTCGACGGCGAATCGCTGATCCTCGGCTGA
- a CDS encoding PecA family PE domain-processing aspartic protease, translating into MSARSHRVVGAVSAVGAFLAIGTSAPAANADWDDLFDPLIDTISWADPGVAADTDPGSALSSLDTLVDGWYQDYIYTPLQGIAPWLFGPELPGSAVAYNADSADLPDSFAVPIDQALTTQPVVDVSIGGGRAVDVLVDTGAAGLVVPIWDVNLFGLTGLPSGFGLGQFGGNLNYFYVELPTTVTFTGADGDTVTADTTVDAVLFAFPANFDLAGAWSIEQYLAYSSTGILGIGPNALGPTPEHIPTADLPGSLGNGVLIDQANGQLVFGDNPLVGGTAVDGAPWADLKIQINDGPLTKVDAVIDSGGVFGTMPVAALTGSGVTPVNGMLPDGTHIQVFTEDGKLLYEYTVSSKPGDYSPTLADGVTRSPTVISGDSMNTGNLPFAQQPIYINYTTGQTIFGGTQPNTIEP; encoded by the coding sequence ATGTCAGCTCGTAGCCATCGCGTGGTGGGTGCAGTCAGCGCGGTGGGGGCGTTCCTGGCTATCGGCACCTCCGCACCCGCGGCGAACGCCGACTGGGACGACCTGTTCGATCCCCTGATCGACACCATCAGCTGGGCCGATCCCGGTGTGGCCGCCGACACCGATCCCGGCAGTGCGCTGTCCTCGCTGGACACCCTGGTGGACGGCTGGTACCAGGACTACATCTACACCCCGCTGCAGGGCATCGCGCCCTGGTTGTTCGGGCCGGAACTGCCCGGCAGCGCGGTTGCCTATAACGCGGACAGTGCGGACCTGCCGGACAGCTTCGCGGTCCCGATAGACCAGGCACTCACCACCCAGCCCGTCGTCGACGTCTCGATCGGCGGCGGCCGGGCGGTGGACGTGCTGGTCGACACCGGCGCGGCCGGGCTCGTGGTGCCGATCTGGGACGTCAACCTCTTCGGCCTCACCGGCCTGCCCAGCGGCTTCGGTCTCGGGCAGTTCGGCGGCAACCTGAACTATTTCTATGTGGAACTGCCCACCACGGTGACCTTCACCGGCGCGGACGGCGACACCGTCACCGCCGACACCACCGTCGATGCGGTGCTGTTCGCGTTCCCGGCGAACTTCGACCTCGCCGGCGCGTGGTCCATCGAGCAGTACCTGGCCTACTCCTCCACCGGCATCCTGGGCATCGGCCCCAACGCGCTCGGGCCGACTCCTGAACACATTCCGACCGCTGACCTGCCGGGCAGCCTCGGTAACGGCGTGCTGATCGACCAGGCCAACGGGCAGTTGGTCTTCGGGGACAACCCGCTGGTCGGCGGCACCGCGGTCGACGGGGCGCCGTGGGCGGACCTGAAGATCCAGATCAACGACGGGCCGCTCACCAAGGTCGACGCGGTGATCGACTCCGGTGGGGTGTTCGGCACCATGCCGGTCGCCGCCCTGACGGGTTCGGGTGTGACCCCGGTCAACGGAATGCTGCCGGACGGCACACACATCCAGGTCTTCACCGAGGACGGGAAGCTGCTCTACGAGTACACCGTGAGCTCCAAGCCGGGCGACTACTCGCCGACCCTGGCCGATGGAGTGACCCGCAGCCCGACCGTCATCAGCGGTGACAGCATGAACACCGGTAACCTGCCGTTCGCGCAGCAGCCGATCTACATCAACTACACCACCGGCCAGACCATCTTCGGCGGCACCCAGCCGAACACCATCGAACCGTGA